One window of the Triticum dicoccoides isolate Atlit2015 ecotype Zavitan chromosome 3B, WEW_v2.0, whole genome shotgun sequence genome contains the following:
- the LOC119277835 gene encoding putative ABC transporter C family member 15, producing the protein MERLQALDYVRAAAFAVLLVWTLAELVKRRNRHQEAAAAGYGTDMVSAQQRGGAASIVAFCNASITLLHIGLSVLGCWKRQTISPGLVFQSSSWLLATLFLLYCNHESAAGVVVSSNWPPVLVFWWFFSFLSESLLASLHLLCLFDSATVVVDFASLPFCTVICLVVVAMRLSKANQKELNQPLLLREDADDSSRDRLSSSGWWSRLTFRWLNPVFEKGHKVRLELEHIPSVPQSETAEQSYALLQETLHKQKPEPMPLREAIICAVWTPLVTNAVFAGLNTVSSYMGPFLITYLVELLSDENTDKGHGRGYMLACLFFASKTVESLSQRQWYFGARRIGFQVRAALMVSIYKKSLLMKNSGPVAGKVVNFLDVDVEKVGEFFWYIHGIWLLPLQIFLALAILYRSLGAMASLSAVLVTVLVMVSNTPLANSQQNLNMKIMEAKDSRIKAMAEAMKSMRILKLHAWETAYLDKLLKLRDVERGWLRKYLYTCSAIAFLFWASPTLVSVVTFGVCILVEIPLSAGTVLSALATFRILQDPIYNLPELVSMVTQTKVSLDRIEEFIKEDHQGKPSCHGNINGMKDLAMAGEIIIEPGEYSWEADTSSKKTKVTLKINSKVSIRKGLKVAVCGPVGSGKSSLLYSIMGEIPRVSGAEPTVVGSRAYVPQSAWIQTGTIQDNVLFGKAMDRSLYEEVLQGCALDRDLELWANGDMTVVGERGVNLSGGQKQRIQLARALYSDSDVYFLDDPFSAVDAHTSAHLFKECLLRLMSSKTVMYVTHQLEFLRDSDLVLVMKDGRIVQSGKYDDLIADKDGELSKQMAAHDQSLSQVNPAKAHGLPKSKKQKKQIEATEIESDGHVIGRECEEERESGRVKWDVYRKFVTSAYGGGLIPVVLLCQVLFQGLQICSNYWIAWAAEREDQVSKKKMIGIFVLLSAGSSVFILGRAVFLSTIAIETAQQLFLGMTRNIFRAPMSFFDSTPSSRILNRASTDQATIDTDIPYRLAGLIFAMIQLLSIIFIMSQIAWPIFMLFIIIIAISTWYQSYYISSARELARMVGIRKAPVLHHFSETVSGAATIRCFNQGEKFLTKSLALIDDYTRITFHNSATVEWLCIRINFLFNLVFFVMLVILVSLPRDTIDPSLAGLAATYGLNLNVLQAWVIWNLCNVENKMISVERIFQFSNIPSESPLVIENSRPRETWPWCGTIQIEALQIQYSPDMPMVLKGISCTFPGERKIGVVGRTGSGKSTLIQALFRVVEPSAGRIFIDGVDISLLGVHDLRCRLSIIPQEPTLFQGTVRTNLDPLQQHLDTEIWEVLRKCRLEEIVREDNRLLDAPVYVTVVEDGGNWSVGQRQLVCLARVLLMKKKILVLDEATASVDTATDNIIQKTIRQETDNCTVITIAHRIPTVIDSDLVLVLEEGRILEFDSPENLLRDESSAFSKLVMEFVGRSEGRHQPEPM; encoded by the exons ATGGAGCGATTGCAAGCATTGGACTACGTCCGGGCAGCAGCATTCGCCGTCCTGCTGGTTTGGACCCTTGCAGAGCTCGTGAAACGGAGGAACAGGCACCAAGAAGCAGCAGCGGCAGGGTATGGCACCGACATGGTCTCGGCGCAGCAGCGAGGAGGGGCAGCCAGTATAGTTGCATTCTGCAATGCTTCGATCACGCTGTTGCATATAGGGCTCTCGGTTCTTGGGTGTTGGAAGCGGCAAACCATCTCCCCGGGCCTGGTATTTCAATCTTCCTCGTGGCTTCTGGCTACTCTCTTTCTGCTCTACTGCAACCATGAAAGTGCTGCAGGGGTAGTAGTATCGTCCAACTGGCCTCCGGTTCTTGTTTTTTGGTGGTTCTTCAGCTTCTTATCGGAATCGCTCCTTGCCTCGCTGCATTTGCTTTGCCTCTTTGATTCTGCAACTGTCGTCGTTGATTTCGCTTCTCTTCCCTTCTGCACTGTCATCTGCCTGGTTGTAGTAGCTATGAGGCTTTCCAAAGCAAACCAGAAAGAGCTGAACCAGCCACTACTGCTCAGAGAAGATGCTGATGACAGCAGCAGGGACAGGTTATCTAGCTCGGGGTGGTGGAGTCGCCTCACATTCCGGTGGCTGAATCCAGTCTTCGAGAAGGGGCACAAGGTGAGGCTTGAGCTGGAACACATCCCATCTGTGCCGCAGTCCGAGACGGCAGAGCAGTCGTATGCCTTGCTTCAAGAGACACTCCACAAGCAGAAACCTGAGCCAATGCCACTGCGGGAAGCCATCATTTGTGCTGTCTGGACACCTCTGGTCACCAATGCAGTCTTTGCAG GGCTCAACACTGTTTCTTCTTATATGGGACCATTCTTGATCACCTACTTGGTGGAGCTACTCTCTGACGAGAACACTGACAAGGGCCATGGCCGTGGATACATGCTTGCATGCCTCTTCTTTGCCTCCAAGACAGTGGAGTCACTCTCACAGCGGCAGTGGTATTTTGGCGCCCGCAGAATTGGATTCCAGGTGCGGGCAGCACTGATGGTGTCCATCTACAAGAAGTCCCTGCTGATGAAGAACTCGGGTCCAGTTGCAGGGAAAGTTGTGAACTTCCTTGATGTTGACGTCGAGAAGGTTGGTGAGTTCTTCTGGTACATCCATGGGATTTGGTTGCTGCCCTTGCAAATTTTCTTGGCACTTGCCATCCTGTACCGCAGTCTTGGTGCAATGGCCTCGCTGTCTGCAGTCCTCGTAACAGTGTTGGTGATGGTGAGCAACACACCACTGGCAAATTCGCAGCAGAACCTCAATATGAAGATAATGGAGGCGAAGGACTCTCGCATCAAGGCTATGGCCGAGGCAATGAAGAGCATGAGGATCTTGAAGCTTCATGCATGGGAGACAGCCTACTTGGACAAGCTCCTGAAGCTCAGGGATGTGGAAAGGGGGTGGCTTAGGAAGTATCTCTACACGTGCTCAGCGATAGCCTTCCTGTTCTGGGCCTCACCAACGTTGGTTTCGGTCGTTACCTTTGGTGTCTGCATTCTTGTGGAGATACCATTGTCAGCTGGAACAGTTTTATCGGCCCTTGCCACGTTCAGAATCCTCCAAGACCCGATCTATAACCTCCCAGAGCTTGTGTCAATGGTCACACAAACCAAGGTGTCCTTGGATAGAATAGAAGAGTTCATCAAAGAAGATCACCAGGGTAAACCAAGTTGCCATGGCAACATAAATGGAATGAAGGACTTGGCAATGGCTGGCGAAATAATAATTGAACCAGGAGAGTACAGTTGGGAAGCTGATACTAGCTCGAAGAAAACAAAGGTAACActcaagatcaacagcaaggtgAGCATCAGGAAGGGTCTCAAGGTTGCGGTGTGCGGGCCAGTTGGTTCAGGCAAATCAAGCCTCCTTTACAGCATCATGGGAGAGATTCCAAGGGTTAGCGGTGCAGAACCAACAGTTGTCGGGTCAAGGGCATATGTCCCACAGAGTGCTTGGATTCAAACTGGGACAATTCAGGACAATGTGCTCTTTGGGAAGGCTATGGACAGAAGCTTATACGAAGAGGTGCTACAAGGGTGTGCTTTGGATAGAGATTTGGAGTTATGGGCCAATGGAGATATGACTGTAGTAGGGGAAAGGGGTGTGAACCTAAGTGGAGGCCAGAAGCAGAGGATCCAGCTTGCCAGGGCATTGTACAGTGATTCTGATGTTTACTTCTTGGATGATCCCTTCAGTGCTGTGGATGCGCACACCAGCGCACATCTCTTCAAG GAATGCTTACTGAGACTAATGTCCTCTAAGACAGTCATGTATGTTACCCATCAGCTAGAGTTCTTGCGGGACTCAGATCTTGTTCTG GTCATGAAAGATGGAAGGATTGTTCAGTCTGGGAAATATGATGATCTGATAGCTGACAAAGATGGAGAGCTCTCGAAGCAAATGGCTGCACATGATCAATCCCTTAGTCAGGTCAACCCAGCAAAAGCACATGGCTTGCCCAAAAGCAAAAAACAGAAGAAGCAGATAGAGGCCACAGAAATAGAATCCGATGGCCATGTCATAGGGAGGGAATGTGAAGAAGAGCGTGAATCTGGAAGAGTCAAATGGGATGTTTACCGCAAGTTCGTCACCTCTGCATACGGCGGAGGTCTCATCCCTGTGGTTCTTCTATGCCAAGTCCTTTTCCAGGGATTGCAGATATGTAGCAACTACTGGATTGCATGGGCAGCAGAGAGAGAGGATCAAGTAAGCAAGAAGAAGATGATTGGTATATTTGTGCTTTTGTCTGCAGGAAGCTCGGTATTTATATTGGGAAGAGCTGTCTTCCTATCAACAATTGCCATTGAAACTGCCCAACAGCTCTTCTTAGGCATGACCAGAAATATTTTTCGAGCACCAATGAGCTTCTTTGATTCCACTCCATCAAGTCGGATACTCAATAGG GCTTCAACAGATCAAGCCACAATTGACACAGATATTCCCTACAGGCTAGCAGGGCTGATATTCGCAATGATTCAGCTCCTCAGCATTATTTTCATCATGTCCCAAATTGCTTGGCCTATATTCATGCTATTCATAATAATAATTGCAATCTCCACTTGGTATCAG AGCTATTACATCAGTTCGGCTAGAGAGCTAGCAAGGATGGTTGGCATCAGAAAAGCTCCAGTCCTCCACCATTTTTCAGAGACTGTATCAGGAGCTGCAACTATTAGATGCTTTAATCAGGGAGAGAAGTTCTTGACAAAGAGTCTTGCGCTAATTGATGACTATACCCGCATTACCTTCCATAATTCAGCGACAGTTGAATGGCTATGCATACGTATCAACTTCCTCTTCAACCTTGTGTTTTTCGTGATGCTAGTCATACTCGTCTCCTTGCCACGGGATACAATTGATCCAA GTCTTGCAGGGCTTGCAGCTACCTATGGCCTTAACCTTAATGTGTTACAAGCATGGGTTATATGGAATCTGTGCAATGTCGAAAACAAGATGATCTCTGTAGAGAGGATTTTCCAGTTCTCAAACATACCGAGTGAATCGCCTTTAGTGATTGAGAACTCTAGACCAAGGGAGACATGGCCATGGTGCGGAACCATTCAGATCGAGGCTCTCCAAATTCAGTACAGCCCTGACATGCCCATGGTTCTCAAGGGCATAAGCTGCACATTTCCTGGAGAAAGGAAAATTGGGGTGGTAGGGCGGACAGGGAGTGGGAAGTCTACTCTCATCCAGGCTTTGTTTCGGGTCGTTGAACCATCTGCAGGACGGATATTCATAGACGGAGTGGACATATCGCTTTTGGGAGTGCATGATTTGCGGTGTAGGTTGAGTATTATACCACAAGAACCAACTCTCTTCCAAGGGACTGTCAGAACAAACCTGGATCCTCTACAACAACATCTGGACACTGAAATATGGGAG GTTCTGCGTAAGTGCCGCCTTGAGGAGATTGTCAGAGAAGACAATAGGTTGTTAGATGCACCAG TTTATGTAACAGTAGTTGAAGATGGCGGAAACTGGAGTGTGGGGCAAAGGCAACTTGTGTGCTTGGCCAGGGTATTGCTGATGAAAAAGAAGATACTTGTTTTAGATGAAGCTACAGCATCAGTTGATACTGCAACGGATAATATCATCCAAAAGACTATAAGGCAAGAAACGGACAATTGCACAGTTATTACAATTGCACACAGAATCCCCACCGTGATTGACAGCGACCTTGTTCTTGTACTCGAAGAAG GTAGGATACTAGAGTTTGACTCACCGGAAAATCTACTTAGGGATGAATCATCAGCTTTCTCAAAGCTGGTGATGGAATTCGTGGGAAGGTCAGAGGGCCGACATCAACCCGAGCCAATGTAG